From Variimorphobacter saccharofermentans, one genomic window encodes:
- a CDS encoding Fic family protein, with protein sequence MRRQELFDTADHYKHLLETNKPYREEKRIELDNYIRILFTYSSNSIEGNTLTIKETETFLNSGITTEGKPVKEYHEVAGHAEAYDYILSVAKTKPFDITEDTVKRLHSLLYHTLNPEEAGQYRKVQVYISEMNYLPPKAEDVPHLMEHFINQMKSSKSLLHPIEYAAICHKRIVDIQPFNEGNGKVARLLMNLLLINAGYGVTSIPPELRDSYIEALAFSQRQNNPNIDPLIELIAECVVDAEKDCCKVLGIG encoded by the coding sequence ATGAGAAGGCAAGAACTGTTTGATACAGCAGATCATTATAAACATTTACTCGAAACGAACAAGCCATATCGTGAAGAGAAACGAATAGAATTAGATAATTATATACGGATTCTATTTACCTACAGCAGTAATTCTATCGAAGGAAATACGCTTACCATAAAGGAGACAGAGACATTTTTAAATAGTGGCATTACTACTGAGGGGAAGCCGGTGAAAGAATATCATGAAGTGGCTGGACATGCAGAAGCCTATGACTACATACTATCTGTGGCGAAAACAAAACCATTTGATATTACAGAGGATACTGTAAAAAGATTACACTCATTGCTCTATCATACGTTGAACCCGGAAGAAGCCGGGCAATATAGAAAGGTTCAGGTTTATATATCTGAAATGAATTATTTACCACCCAAGGCAGAGGATGTCCCTCATCTAATGGAGCATTTTATTAATCAAATGAAAAGCTCGAAAAGCCTATTGCATCCAATCGAGTATGCTGCCATATGTCATAAACGAATCGTAGACATCCAACCGTTTAATGAAGGTAATGGAAAAGTAGCAAGGCTTTTAATGAATTTACTATTGATTAATGCAGGGTATGGAGTAACTTCGATCCCTCCTGAACTACGAGATTCATACATCGAAGCATTGGCATTTTCTCAAAGACAGAATAATCCGAATATAGATCCGCTGATTGAGTTAATAGCAGAGTGCGTCGTTGATGCAGAGAAGGATTGTTGTAAAGTATTAGGAATAGGATAG
- a CDS encoding glycosyl hydrolase family 8, giving the protein MRQGAFYSNEYRNVFKELGYSEDEINARVEQTFQTMFYGKDEERIYHPVGDDMGYIVDTGNNDVRSEGMSYGMMMCVQMDRKEEFDRIWKWSRTYMYHDDDTDQKGYFAWSCKLDGTRNYQGAAPDGEEYFAMALFFASKRWGDGEGIYNYSKEARTILRDCVHKGEKPNTGSPMWDPKTKLIKFVAECDYTDASYHLPHFYELFALWADEEDRQFWKEAAQASREFLKKACNPVTGLNPECSEFNGNPMTRPQFGFLRRDLYYSDAYRTIANIAMDYSWFSKNMDNPDDWHSELADKLQYFFCNTVPFIPDGIYELDGRILPGNAMHPVAIIATNAEASLAAKGQNWEVCVRKFWDTPLRLGERRYYDNCLYLFAMLALSGKYRIYK; this is encoded by the coding sequence ATGAGACAGGGCGCTTTTTATAGCAACGAATACCGCAATGTTTTTAAAGAGCTTGGTTACTCAGAGGATGAGATTAATGCAAGAGTGGAACAGACCTTTCAGACCATGTTCTATGGCAAGGATGAGGAGCGAATTTATCATCCGGTAGGAGATGATATGGGATATATTGTTGATACCGGTAATAATGATGTTCGTTCTGAGGGTATGTCCTATGGAATGATGATGTGTGTTCAGATGGATCGAAAAGAAGAGTTTGATCGTATATGGAAATGGTCAAGGACCTATATGTATCATGATGATGACACAGACCAAAAAGGTTATTTCGCCTGGTCATGTAAGCTGGATGGTACCAGAAATTATCAAGGTGCAGCTCCGGACGGTGAGGAATATTTTGCAATGGCCCTATTTTTCGCATCAAAAAGATGGGGTGATGGAGAGGGAATCTATAATTATTCCAAGGAAGCACGTACCATTCTTAGAGACTGTGTTCATAAGGGTGAAAAGCCGAATACCGGTTCTCCCATGTGGGATCCGAAAACAAAGCTGATCAAATTCGTTGCGGAATGCGATTACACGGATGCTTCCTATCATCTTCCGCATTTCTATGAGTTATTTGCATTATGGGCGGATGAAGAGGACAGACAGTTCTGGAAGGAAGCAGCACAAGCCAGTAGAGAGTTTCTGAAAAAGGCTTGTAACCCGGTAACCGGTCTGAATCCGGAATGCTCTGAATTTAATGGTAATCCGATGACAAGACCGCAGTTTGGTTTTCTGCGTAGAGACTTATATTATTCGGATGCTTATCGTACCATAGCGAATATTGCCATGGATTACAGTTGGTTTAGTAAGAACATGGACAATCCTGATGATTGGCATAGTGAATTGGCTGATAAGCTTCAGTATTTCTTCTGCAATACCGTTCCTTTTATTCCAGATGGTATTTATGAACTGGATGGCAGAATACTTCCGGGTAATGCGATGCATCCAGTAGCAATTATAGCTACCAATGCAGAAGCATCGTTAGCAGCTAAAGGTCAGAATTGGGAAGTATGTGTGAGAAAGTTCTGGGATACTCCACTTAGATTGGGTGAAAGACGCTATTATGATAATTGTTTATATCTGTTTGCCATGTTGGCTCTTAGTGGGAAATATCGTATTTACAAATAA
- a CDS encoding MFS transporter codes for MNLCLPYASVYMLALGMSDVKVGIISSIYMFSQMICAFLSGAIVDRLGRRKSTMIFDFLAWSIPCLIWASSQGFWFFVVAALLNGTMKITTVSWDCLLVEDAPKDKITHIYSWVIIAGNLSALFAPISSVLVSQLTLVPAIRILYINAFVVMTAKLLILYRFSTETAVGKIRCEETKGLSWREMLSGYKGALHKIVTSRGTKFAIVISILVEIVAMLGMTFWQIIASRRIGIPDTLLPVFPMARSILSIFLFFTIIARINQAKLKWPLYGGFISSIIGCVLLISITETSVLGYVILSISLVFEALGVAVLSTLRESLVAIHVDPAQRSGIMALLQTTVMLVSVPFGYIGGLLSDISRILPFVLSIVLLLLGILATAIFYRKAPEQEAQ; via the coding sequence ATGAATTTGTGTCTGCCCTATGCCTCCGTATATATGCTGGCATTAGGCATGAGTGATGTTAAGGTGGGAATCATATCTTCGATTTATATGTTTTCACAGATGATATGCGCATTTCTATCAGGCGCCATAGTTGATAGACTGGGAAGAAGAAAGAGTACCATGATATTCGACTTCCTGGCCTGGAGTATTCCCTGCTTAATATGGGCATCAAGCCAGGGCTTTTGGTTCTTTGTCGTGGCAGCATTACTGAATGGTACAATGAAGATCACTACGGTATCCTGGGACTGTCTTCTTGTGGAGGACGCTCCGAAGGATAAAATAACGCATATTTATTCCTGGGTAATAATAGCTGGTAATCTTTCGGCACTTTTTGCTCCGATTTCCTCCGTACTTGTATCACAGCTCACACTGGTACCGGCAATACGAATACTTTATATTAATGCGTTTGTCGTTATGACAGCAAAGCTATTAATTCTATATAGATTCTCAACAGAAACAGCCGTAGGAAAAATACGTTGTGAAGAAACGAAGGGTCTGTCCTGGAGAGAAATGTTGTCCGGATATAAGGGAGCTTTACATAAAATAGTTACCTCACGTGGTACAAAGTTTGCTATCGTAATTAGTATCCTGGTGGAAATCGTAGCGATGCTTGGTATGACCTTCTGGCAGATTATTGCATCCCGCCGTATTGGTATTCCGGATACCCTGTTACCTGTGTTCCCCATGGCAAGAAGCATACTTTCCATATTTCTTTTCTTTACAATCATAGCGCGTATTAATCAAGCAAAGCTGAAATGGCCTCTGTATGGAGGTTTCATAAGCTCCATTATTGGTTGTGTATTACTGATCTCTATAACAGAGACCAGCGTACTAGGTTATGTTATATTATCGATTTCATTGGTTTTTGAAGCACTTGGTGTGGCTGTTTTAAGTACACTTCGAGAGTCCTTGGTTGCTATTCATGTTGATCCAGCTCAGCGTTCCGGAATAATGGCGTTGCTACAGACCACCGTTATGCTAGTAAGTGTGCCGTTTGGATACATAGGTGGACTGCTCAGTGATATCTCAAGAATATTACCCTTTGTTCTGAGTATTGTATTGTTATTATTAGGTATCCTGGCAACTGCTATATTTTATCGGAAGGCACCTGAACAGGAAGCTCAGTAA
- a CDS encoding glycoside hydrolase family 3 C-terminal domain-containing protein produces MKTEDIKALISRMTLEEKAGMCSGADFWRTKAVERLGIPSVMVSDGPHGLRKQSDKADHLGVNDSIEAVCFPAGCGTAASFNRDLITMMGETLGNECQAEGVSVILGPATNIKRSPLCGRNFEYYSEDPYLATEIAGALIKGVQSKNVGTSIKHYLANNQETRRMSSSSEVDERTLREIYLAAFEGAIKKEKPWTVMCSYNRINGVYVGENKEYLTKILREEWGFDGYVVSDWGAVSDRVKNLEAGLDLEMPSSHGMNDKLIVEAVKNGTLSEEVVDQACERILNIIYRFVENRDPNAVFDLDKDHEIARKIAEETIVLLKNDGILPLNEEDEIAFIGKYAKKPRYQGGGSSHINSHKVTSVWDMVSHKKNITFAQGFNDDTDEIDETLIKEAIEAAKKAKVAVIFAGLPDAFESEGFDRSHMRMPNCQNELIRRVAEAQPNTVVVLHNGSPVEMPWVNDVKGIVEAYLGGQAVGGACTDILFGKVNPSAKLPESFPIKLEDNPSYLFYIGEKDKVEYREGIFVGYRYYDKKKMEVLFPFGHGLSYTTFAYSNIQVDKSSITDQDTVTVSVDVTNTGNREGKEVVQLYVRDVESTVIRPEKELKGFDKVELRPGETKKVCFKLDKRAFAYWNTEIHDWHVETGEFEILIGGSSKDLPCSKTISVQSTVKLPVTYTMNTTIGDIMEDEYAKQYIGELMKGSMLTLGDTEQDSEEEGAVSKEMTMAMIKYSPIRGILSFGTGEISIEELHSIIDKLNKR; encoded by the coding sequence ATGAAAACAGAAGATATCAAAGCATTAATTTCAAGAATGACTTTGGAAGAAAAGGCAGGGATGTGTTCAGGCGCTGATTTCTGGCGTACGAAAGCGGTTGAACGGCTTGGAATACCATCTGTAATGGTTTCTGATGGCCCTCATGGACTCAGAAAGCAGTCTGATAAAGCGGACCATTTGGGTGTCAATGATAGTATTGAGGCAGTATGCTTCCCGGCTGGTTGTGGTACAGCAGCTTCCTTTAATCGGGATCTGATTACTATGATGGGAGAAACTCTGGGAAATGAGTGTCAGGCAGAAGGAGTAAGTGTAATCTTAGGACCAGCTACCAATATTAAGCGTTCACCGCTTTGTGGTAGAAATTTTGAATATTATTCAGAAGATCCGTACCTTGCAACGGAAATTGCAGGAGCTCTGATAAAGGGAGTACAGAGTAAGAATGTCGGAACAAGTATCAAGCACTATCTGGCCAACAATCAGGAGACAAGAAGAATGAGCTCTTCCTCCGAGGTGGATGAAAGAACCCTGAGAGAGATTTATCTTGCAGCCTTTGAGGGAGCTATTAAGAAAGAAAAGCCCTGGACTGTAATGTGTTCCTATAACAGAATTAATGGCGTTTACGTAGGGGAGAATAAGGAATATCTGACTAAGATCCTACGAGAGGAATGGGGCTTCGATGGATATGTAGTCAGTGACTGGGGAGCAGTCAGTGACAGAGTGAAGAATCTGGAAGCCGGTCTGGATCTGGAGATGCCATCTTCCCATGGCATGAATGACAAGCTTATAGTAGAAGCAGTAAAGAATGGCACTTTATCGGAAGAAGTAGTAGACCAAGCCTGTGAAAGAATTCTTAACATTATTTATCGTTTTGTTGAAAACAGAGATCCCAATGCAGTCTTTGATCTTGATAAAGATCATGAAATAGCTAGAAAGATAGCGGAAGAGACGATTGTATTATTGAAAAATGATGGAATACTACCACTAAATGAAGAAGATGAGATAGCATTTATTGGTAAGTATGCGAAGAAGCCAAGATATCAGGGCGGTGGAAGCTCACATATCAACAGTCATAAGGTGACCTCTGTCTGGGATATGGTATCGCACAAGAAGAATATCACCTTTGCACAGGGCTTTAATGATGATACGGATGAAATAGATGAGACATTGATAAAGGAAGCAATAGAGGCAGCGAAGAAAGCAAAAGTTGCTGTTATCTTTGCCGGATTACCGGATGCTTTCGAATCAGAGGGCTTTGATCGAAGCCATATGCGTATGCCGAATTGCCAGAATGAATTAATAAGAAGAGTTGCAGAGGCACAGCCTAATACGGTAGTTGTGCTGCATAACGGATCTCCTGTCGAGATGCCTTGGGTAAATGATGTAAAAGGTATTGTTGAGGCTTATCTGGGAGGACAGGCTGTCGGAGGAGCATGTACAGATATACTCTTTGGTAAAGTGAACCCTAGTGCAAAGCTTCCAGAAAGCTTCCCAATTAAACTAGAGGACAATCCATCCTATCTTTTCTATATTGGTGAGAAGGATAAAGTAGAATATAGAGAGGGTATTTTTGTTGGCTATCGCTATTATGATAAGAAGAAGATGGAGGTGTTATTCCCCTTCGGACATGGCCTTAGCTATACTACCTTTGCATACTCCAATATACAGGTAGATAAATCCTCCATAACGGATCAGGATACTGTAACCGTGTCAGTTGATGTTACCAATACTGGTAACAGAGAAGGTAAGGAAGTTGTTCAGCTTTATGTTAGAGATGTGGAAAGCACAGTAATTCGTCCTGAGAAGGAGTTAAAGGGCTTCGATAAAGTAGAACTGCGGCCGGGAGAGACGAAGAAGGTATGCTTCAAGCTTGATAAAAGAGCTTTTGCTTATTGGAATACGGAGATTCATGACTGGCATGTGGAAACCGGTGAATTTGAGATTCTGATAGGTGGTTCCTCGAAGGATCTTCCATGTTCAAAAACGATATCTGTTCAGAGTACGGTAAAGCTTCCGGTGACATATACAATGAATACTACGATTGGTGATATAATGGAAGATGAGTATGCGAAGCAGTATATTGGTGAGCTGATGAAAGGAAGTATGTTGACATTAGGTGACACAGAGCAGGATTCTGAGG